The following are encoded together in the Variovorax sp. PBS-H4 genome:
- a CDS encoding monovalent cation/H+ antiporter subunit A: protein MPLVLLVALPFIASVIAALLPSNARNRESTLAGLVALGCAVQVAWFFPRLAAGDVIREEIRWIPALGLDLVFRMDGFAWLFCMLVLGIGALVVLYARYYMSPSDPVPRFFSFFLAFMGSMVGVVLSGNLIQMVLFWELTSLFSFLLIGYWHHRRDARRGARMALTVTGAGGLCLLAGVLVLGRIAGSYELDAVLASGEQIRASRLYPLVLVLVLLGAFTKSAQFPFHFWLPRAMAAPTPVSAYLHSATMVKLGVFLMARLWPVLSGTEIWFWLVGGAGAATLLLGGYVAMFQRDLKALLAYSTISHLGLITLLLGLNSPLAAVAAVFHVMNHATFKASLFMAAGIIDHESGTRDIRKLSGLLKLMPMTGTLAIIASASMAGVPLLNGFLSKEMFFAETVFIQATPWINRSLPVIATLAGVFSVAYSARFVFDVFFGPLPGPEVPKQPHEPPHWMRVPTELLVLICLVVGVAPAWSVGAFLATAAAPVVGGTLPEYSLAVWHGFNLPLAMSFVALVGGAGLYLLQRRGRARGALERTPLLHHLDGQRIFVNLMARLSEAGRRSRRVLGTRRMQMQLLLLVVVAVAGAGASLWLAPATRGTRELLPFSPMFAMTWVIGCTCAVAAAWQAKFHRLASLMLASGAGLVCCTTYIWFSAPDLALTQLVVETVTMVLILLGLRWLPMRTAQPQPMRARLRPWGRRGRDLLVAAAAGAGMAVLAWTMMTRRFPQSISPFFLDHALSQGGGTNVVNVMLVDFRGFDTFGEITVLGIVALTVYALLRRFRPAPESMALPAQQRAQPDDGSSDLLNPRRAPDAAIGYLMVPAVLVRFLLPLAALVSVYFFMRGHNQPGGGFVAGLVMSVALLLQFIVSGAEWVEEHLRIYPRRWIALGLLLALATGSGALLFGYPFLTTHTAHLHLPLLGEVHVPSALFFDIGVFALVLGATMLILTALAHQSIRSHRWAEEQGEKEAERAALQAKGAAS from the coding sequence ATGCCCCTTGTCCTCCTCGTCGCACTTCCCTTCATCGCCAGTGTGATCGCGGCCCTGCTGCCTTCGAACGCACGCAACAGGGAATCGACGCTCGCAGGACTGGTGGCGCTGGGCTGCGCGGTGCAAGTGGCGTGGTTCTTTCCCCGTCTCGCTGCCGGCGACGTGATCCGCGAGGAGATCCGCTGGATTCCCGCGCTGGGCCTCGACCTCGTGTTCCGCATGGATGGCTTCGCCTGGCTGTTCTGCATGCTCGTGCTCGGGATCGGCGCGCTGGTGGTGCTGTACGCGCGCTACTACATGTCGCCTTCCGACCCGGTGCCGCGCTTCTTCTCCTTCTTTCTCGCCTTCATGGGCTCGATGGTCGGCGTGGTGCTCTCGGGCAACCTGATCCAGATGGTGCTGTTCTGGGAGCTCACCAGCCTGTTCTCCTTCCTGCTGATCGGCTACTGGCACCATCGTCGCGACGCACGGCGCGGTGCCCGAATGGCGCTCACGGTCACCGGTGCAGGCGGCCTGTGCCTGCTGGCCGGCGTGCTGGTGCTCGGCCGGATCGCCGGCAGTTACGAGCTCGATGCAGTGCTGGCCTCGGGCGAGCAGATCCGCGCCAGCAGGCTCTACCCCCTGGTGCTGGTGCTGGTCCTGCTCGGTGCCTTCACCAAGAGTGCGCAATTCCCTTTCCACTTCTGGCTGCCGCGCGCAATGGCGGCACCCACCCCGGTGTCGGCGTACCTGCACTCGGCCACCATGGTGAAGCTCGGCGTGTTCCTGATGGCGCGCCTGTGGCCGGTCCTCTCCGGCACCGAAATCTGGTTCTGGCTGGTGGGCGGCGCCGGCGCCGCCACCCTCCTGCTCGGCGGCTACGTGGCCATGTTCCAGCGCGACCTGAAGGCGCTGCTCGCCTACTCGACCATCTCGCACCTCGGGCTCATCACACTGCTGCTCGGGCTCAACAGCCCGCTCGCCGCGGTCGCTGCCGTCTTCCACGTGATGAACCATGCGACCTTCAAGGCCTCGCTCTTCATGGCGGCGGGCATCATCGATCACGAGAGCGGCACACGCGACATCCGCAAACTCAGCGGCCTTCTGAAGCTCATGCCCATGACCGGCACCCTGGCCATCATTGCCAGCGCTTCGATGGCGGGCGTGCCCCTGCTCAACGGCTTCCTTTCGAAGGAAATGTTCTTCGCCGAGACCGTCTTCATTCAGGCGACGCCATGGATCAACCGGAGCCTGCCGGTGATCGCCACGCTGGCCGGCGTCTTCAGCGTGGCCTATTCGGCCCGCTTCGTGTTCGACGTTTTCTTCGGCCCGCTTCCCGGACCCGAGGTGCCGAAGCAGCCGCACGAGCCGCCGCACTGGATGCGCGTGCCGACCGAGTTGCTGGTGCTGATCTGCCTGGTGGTGGGCGTGGCGCCGGCCTGGTCGGTGGGGGCGTTCCTGGCGACCGCCGCGGCGCCGGTGGTCGGCGGCACGTTGCCCGAATACAGCCTGGCGGTGTGGCACGGCTTCAACCTGCCGCTCGCGATGAGTTTCGTCGCACTGGTCGGCGGCGCCGGGCTCTACCTGCTGCAGCGGCGTGGCCGCGCGCGCGGGGCGCTCGAACGCACTCCGCTGCTGCACCACCTCGACGGCCAGCGCATCTTCGTGAACCTGATGGCCCGCCTGAGCGAAGCGGGCCGGCGCAGCCGCCGCGTGCTGGGCACGCGGCGCATGCAGATGCAATTGCTGCTGCTGGTCGTGGTGGCGGTGGCCGGAGCCGGTGCCTCGCTGTGGCTCGCGCCTGCAACCCGCGGGACACGCGAGCTGCTGCCCTTCTCGCCGATGTTCGCCATGACCTGGGTGATCGGCTGCACCTGTGCGGTGGCAGCTGCTTGGCAGGCCAAATTTCATCGCCTGGCCTCGTTGATGCTGGCCTCGGGTGCAGGGCTGGTGTGCTGCACCACTTACATCTGGTTCTCGGCGCCCGACCTTGCGCTGACGCAGTTGGTGGTCGAGACCGTGACGATGGTGCTGATCCTGCTCGGCCTGCGTTGGCTGCCAATGCGAACCGCCCAGCCGCAGCCGATGCGCGCGCGCCTCAGGCCGTGGGGCCGGCGCGGGCGCGACCTGCTGGTGGCTGCGGCCGCCGGTGCCGGCATGGCGGTGCTCGCGTGGACCATGATGACCCGCCGCTTCCCGCAGAGCATCTCGCCCTTCTTCCTGGATCACGCGCTGTCCCAGGGCGGCGGCACCAACGTGGTCAACGTGATGCTGGTCGACTTCCGCGGCTTCGACACGTTCGGCGAGATCACGGTGCTCGGCATCGTGGCGCTGACGGTGTATGCGCTGCTGCGGCGCTTCCGCCCCGCGCCAGAATCCATGGCCCTGCCCGCACAGCAGCGGGCCCAGCCCGACGACGGAAGCAGCGACCTGCTGAACCCGCGCCGCGCGCCTGACGCGGCCATCGGCTACCTGATGGTTCCGGCTGTGCTGGTGCGCTTCCTGCTGCCGCTCGCGGCGCTGGTGTCGGTCTACTTCTTCATGCGCGGGCACAACCAGCCCGGCGGCGGATTCGTCGCCGGACTGGTGATGTCGGTGGCGCTCCTGCTCCAGTTCATCGTCTCGGGCGCTGAATGGGTGGAGGAGCACCTGCGCATTTATCCGCGGCGCTGGATCGCCCTCGGCTTGCTGCTGGCACTGGCCACCGGCTCGGGCGCGCTGCTTTTCGGCTATCCCTTTCTCACCACGCATACCGCGCACCTTCACCTGCCCTTGCTGGGCGAGGTGCACGTGCCGAGTGCCCTGTTCTTCGACATCGGCGTGTTCGCGCTTGTGCTCGGCGCGACGATGCTGATCCTCACGGCGCTTGCCCACCAATCCATCCGGAGCCATCGCTGGGCCGAGGAACAAGGCGAGAAGGAAGCCGAGCGTGCCGCCCTCCAGGCGAAAGGCGCTGCATCCTGA
- a CDS encoding Na+/H+ antiporter subunit C, with protein MEAVLAIAIGVLTGSGVYLLLRPRTFQVIMGLTLISYAVNLFIFSMGRVKVDSEPVLIPGVAATLANTADPMPQALVLTAIVIGFAMTALFLVVLLASRGLSGTDHVDGEERKELAE; from the coding sequence ATGGAAGCCGTGCTCGCCATCGCCATCGGCGTCCTCACCGGATCGGGTGTGTACCTGCTGCTGCGGCCACGCACCTTCCAGGTGATCATGGGCCTGACGCTGATCTCCTACGCGGTCAACCTCTTCATCTTCAGCATGGGCCGCGTCAAGGTCGACAGCGAGCCGGTGCTGATCCCCGGGGTCGCCGCTACCTTGGCCAACACCGCCGATCCGATGCCGCAAGCCCTGGTGCTGACCGCCATCGTGATCGGCTTTGCGATGACAGCACTGTTCCTGGTCGTGCTGCTGGCTTCGCGCGGGCTCAGTGGCACCGACCACGTGGACGGTGAGGAAAGGAAGGAGCTGGCGGAATGA
- a CDS encoding monovalent cation/H+ antiporter subunit D: protein MTGLVSFLDRLLEFSMPHLVAAPILLPLLTAALMLLMGEERRRIKSFLSVVSGLLGLLAALALLRWVNAADTGDGPGSIGVYLPGNWRAPFGIVLVADRLSTMMVALTGVIAFCASIYSTSRWDRAGVHFHPLLQLQLMGLNGAFLTGDLFNLFVFFEVMLAASYGLLLHGSGRLRVQAGLHYVAINLAASSLFLVGAALLYGVTGTLNMADLGLRIAQLAPADRGLVHAAAAILATAFFAKAGAWPLNFWLVPAYSAAVSPVGAVFALLTKLGIYTLLRLWSLLFAPDAGSSALFGQGALVAIGLATLFCGALGIVGTQRLSNLAGFSVLVSAGTLLAAVGLGQQSVWAGALYYLLSSTLAVSAFFLLIDMIERWRNAGLSIAPHEAPGGAPFLAEDLRHMEDVNLDDEAQALYGRAFPAGIAFLGLSFLACTLLLAGLPPLSGFVGKFAMLSGLLSEARDLTPADSAFTALLLASGFLTLIALSRTGIRHFWTQPHQTLPALRALEVLPVAALLAACLALTLMAEPVIQHASATAQGLRHPDAYREAVFGARQRPGPTTSKEGTAP, encoded by the coding sequence ATGACGGGCCTCGTCTCCTTTCTCGACCGCCTGCTCGAGTTCAGCATGCCGCACCTCGTCGCGGCGCCGATCCTCCTGCCACTCCTCACGGCCGCGCTGATGCTCCTGATGGGCGAGGAGCGCCGCCGCATCAAGTCCTTCCTGAGCGTGGTCTCGGGCCTGCTGGGCCTTTTGGCCGCGCTGGCGCTGCTGCGCTGGGTCAACGCCGCCGACACCGGTGACGGCCCCGGCTCGATTGGTGTGTACCTGCCCGGCAACTGGCGTGCGCCCTTCGGCATCGTGCTGGTGGCCGACCGGCTCTCGACCATGATGGTCGCGCTCACTGGCGTGATCGCCTTCTGCGCCTCGATCTATTCCACCTCGCGCTGGGACCGCGCGGGCGTGCATTTCCATCCGTTGCTGCAGCTGCAGCTCATGGGCCTCAACGGCGCCTTCCTCACCGGCGACCTGTTCAACCTCTTCGTCTTCTTCGAAGTCATGCTGGCCGCCTCCTACGGCCTGCTGCTGCACGGCTCGGGGCGGCTGCGCGTGCAGGCCGGCCTGCACTACGTTGCCATCAACCTCGCGGCATCGTCGCTGTTCCTGGTCGGCGCCGCTCTGCTCTACGGAGTGACAGGTACCCTCAACATGGCGGACCTGGGCCTGCGCATCGCGCAGCTGGCACCGGCCGATCGCGGGCTGGTGCACGCGGCCGCGGCCATCCTGGCGACCGCCTTCTTCGCCAAGGCCGGCGCCTGGCCGCTCAACTTCTGGCTGGTGCCGGCCTACAGCGCCGCGGTGTCGCCGGTAGGCGCGGTGTTCGCGCTCCTCACCAAGCTGGGCATCTACACCTTGCTGCGGCTGTGGAGCTTGCTCTTCGCGCCCGACGCCGGCAGCTCGGCGCTGTTCGGCCAGGGAGCGCTGGTCGCGATCGGGCTGGCCACGCTGTTCTGTGGCGCGCTCGGGATCGTCGGCACACAGCGCCTTTCCAACCTCGCGGGCTTCAGCGTGCTCGTCTCCGCGGGTACGCTGCTGGCCGCCGTCGGGCTGGGCCAACAGTCCGTGTGGGCCGGCGCGCTCTACTACCTGCTGAGTTCCACGCTTGCGGTCAGCGCCTTCTTTCTCCTGATCGACATGATCGAGCGCTGGCGCAACGCCGGCCTGAGCATCGCACCGCACGAGGCGCCCGGCGGCGCTCCCTTTCTTGCGGAAGACCTGCGCCACATGGAAGACGTCAACCTCGACGACGAGGCGCAGGCGCTCTACGGCAGAGCCTTCCCCGCCGGCATCGCTTTCCTCGGACTCAGCTTCCTCGCCTGTACGCTGCTGCTGGCCGGTCTGCCGCCGCTGTCCGGCTTCGTCGGCAAGTTCGCGATGCTCTCGGGCCTGCTGAGCGAGGCGCGCGACCTCACGCCGGCCGACTCGGCCTTCACCGCGCTGCTGCTCGCCTCCGGTTTTCTGACGCTGATCGCGCTGAGCCGCACCGGCATCCGTCATTTCTGGACCCAGCCGCACCAGACCCTGCCCGCGCTGCGCGCGCTCGAGGTGCTCCCGGTGGCGGCGCTGCTGGCCGCGTGCCTGGCCCTTACGCTGATGGCCGAGCCCGTGATCCAGCACGCCAGCGCCACGGCCCAGGGCCTGCGCCACCCCGACGCCTATCGGGAAGCCGTGTTCGGCGCGCGCCAACGGCCTGGGCCGACCACCTCCAAGGAAGGCACCGCACCATGA
- a CDS encoding Na+/H+ antiporter subunit E yields MKRWLPSPLLSLALFVVWLLLNQSLHAATLLLAALLAIVVPLLTQSLRPARVKMRKPLLALRLGGVVAYDLVLSAFTVARLLLTRRGSEMSPRFVRVPLAMRDANALATLAMILCLTPGTAWGEIALDRSTLLIHVFDEDDAAAFIDMIKTRYERPLMEIFES; encoded by the coding sequence ATCAAGCGATGGCTGCCCTCGCCGCTGCTGTCGCTGGCGCTCTTCGTCGTCTGGCTGTTGCTGAACCAGTCGCTGCATGCGGCGACCTTGCTGCTCGCGGCCCTGCTCGCGATCGTGGTCCCGCTGCTGACGCAGAGCCTGCGGCCGGCCCGCGTGAAGATGCGCAAGCCCTTGCTCGCGCTGAGGCTGGGCGGCGTGGTGGCCTACGACCTGGTGCTTTCAGCGTTCACGGTCGCCCGCCTGCTCCTCACCCGCCGCGGCAGCGAGATGTCTCCGCGCTTCGTGCGCGTACCACTCGCCATGCGAGATGCCAACGCGCTCGCCACCCTGGCCATGATCCTCTGCCTCACGCCCGGCACCGCCTGGGGTGAGATCGCGCTGGACCGTTCGACCCTGCTGATCCACGTCTTCGACGAGGACGACGCCGCAGCGTTCATCGACATGATCAAGACCCGCTACGAGCGTCCACTGATGGAGATCTTCGAATCGTGA
- a CDS encoding K+/H+ antiporter subunit F, whose translation MTPVLFWALKLALLLLAVAMLCAVARLLIGPTAQDRVMALDCLYINGMLMMLVLGIVYASNVYFEAAMLIALFGFVGSTALAKFLLRGEVIE comes from the coding sequence GTGACTCCGGTACTTTTCTGGGCCCTCAAGCTGGCGCTTCTGCTGCTCGCCGTGGCCATGCTCTGCGCGGTGGCGCGACTGCTCATCGGCCCTACTGCGCAGGACCGCGTCATGGCGCTGGATTGCCTCTATATCAACGGCATGCTGATGATGCTGGTGCTGGGCATCGTCTACGCCAGCAATGTGTACTTCGAGGCCGCGATGCTCATCGCGCTCTTCGGCTTTGTCGGTTCCACAGCGCTGGCCAAGTTCCTGCTGCGCGGCGAGGTGATCGAATGA
- the mnhG gene encoding monovalent cation/H(+) antiporter subunit G, protein MSDLVAGPLPLWAEILTAVFAVAGAAFAAIGSFGLVRLPTFFRRIHAPTLGSTLGTWCITLATTVYFSVQGAQLFLHAALIAFFVALSAPVTTIFLMRAALFRERQKRGDVPPGQG, encoded by the coding sequence ATGAGCGATCTTGTTGCGGGGCCGCTCCCGCTGTGGGCCGAGATCTTGACCGCGGTGTTTGCCGTCGCCGGCGCAGCTTTCGCAGCCATCGGCTCATTCGGTCTGGTGCGGCTGCCCACCTTCTTCAGGCGCATCCACGCGCCCACGCTGGGCTCGACGCTGGGCACCTGGTGCATCACGCTGGCCACCACCGTCTACTTTTCGGTGCAAGGGGCACAGCTCTTCCTGCATGCTGCGCTCATCGCTTTCTTCGTCGCGCTGAGCGCCCCGGTCACGACCATCTTCCTGATGCGCGCTGCGTTGTTCCGCGAGCGCCAGAAGAGAGGCGACGTGCCGCCCGGGCAAGGTTGA
- a CDS encoding thrombospondin type 3 repeat-containing protein, which translates to MKKITFALGAAALLSLGALATAPAQAHDGRYGYDNRVMVVPAPPPPPRVYYAPPPRHYGYDERRYHRERGWGDRDRDGVPNRYDRDRDGDGVPNYYDRRPNNPYRY; encoded by the coding sequence ATGAAGAAGATCACTTTCGCACTTGGCGCCGCCGCGTTGCTCTCGCTCGGCGCCCTGGCCACCGCACCGGCCCAGGCGCATGACGGCCGATACGGTTACGACAACCGGGTGATGGTCGTGCCGGCGCCGCCTCCGCCGCCACGGGTGTACTACGCGCCCCCGCCGCGCCACTACGGCTACGACGAGCGCCGCTATCACCGCGAACGCGGATGGGGTGACCGCGACCGCGACGGCGTACCGAACCGCTACGACCGCGATCGGGATGGCGACGGCGTGCCCAACTACTACGACCGCCGGCCGAACAACCCCTACCGGTACTGA
- a CDS encoding DHA2 family efflux MFS transporter permease subunit: protein MVLCLGVLMIVLDTTIVNVALPSIRTDLGFNETSLVWVVNAYMLTFGGFLLLGGRLGDLFGHRRLFLAGITLFTLASLACGLSNSQALLIASRAVQGLGGAVVSAVALSLIMNLFTEPAERAKAMGVYGFVCAGGGSIGVLLGGLLTHALSWHWIFLVNLPIGVAVYALCLALLPHLPGHAAGERLDVGGALTVTLSLMLAVYAIVNGNEAGWTSRQTLGLLGLAALLLAAFIATEARVRHPLMPLRLFGLRNVAVANVMGVLWAAAMFAWFFISALYLQLLLGYSPMQVGLAFLPANLIMAAFSLGLSAKLVMRFGNRGPLAFGLLLAAAGLLLFAGAPVEGSFLLHVMPGMTLLGLGAGIALNPMLLVAMSDVAPSESGLASGIVNTAFMMGGALGLAVLASLASARTEAMAATGAGALPALVGGYQTAFVVGAAFAVLAALLGALLLRAGSQATGNAGDRPAEAGRMS, encoded by the coding sequence ATGGTCCTCTGCCTGGGCGTCCTCATGATCGTGCTCGACACCACCATCGTGAACGTCGCCCTGCCCTCGATCCGCACCGACCTCGGCTTCAACGAGACCTCGCTGGTCTGGGTCGTCAACGCGTACATGCTGACCTTCGGTGGCTTCCTGCTGCTGGGTGGCCGGCTGGGCGACCTGTTCGGGCACCGGCGGCTGTTCCTCGCCGGCATCACTTTGTTCACGCTGGCTTCATTGGCCTGCGGCCTGTCGAACTCGCAGGCCCTGCTGATCGCGTCGCGCGCCGTCCAGGGCCTGGGCGGTGCCGTCGTCTCGGCCGTGGCGCTCTCGCTGATCATGAACCTGTTCACCGAGCCGGCCGAACGCGCCAAGGCGATGGGCGTCTACGGGTTTGTGTGCGCGGGTGGCGGCAGCATCGGCGTGCTCCTCGGCGGCTTGCTGACGCACGCGCTGAGCTGGCACTGGATCTTCCTGGTCAACCTGCCGATCGGCGTCGCCGTCTACGCGCTGTGCCTGGCGCTGCTCCCGCACCTGCCAGGCCATGCGGCTGGCGAGCGGCTCGACGTCGGCGGCGCGCTGACGGTCACCCTTTCGCTGATGCTGGCGGTCTACGCGATCGTCAACGGCAACGAGGCCGGCTGGACTTCCAGGCAGACGCTCGGCCTGCTCGGTCTCGCGGCGCTGCTGCTGGCTGCCTTCATCGCCACCGAGGCGCGCGTGCGCCACCCCCTGATGCCGCTGCGCCTGTTCGGGCTGCGCAACGTCGCAGTCGCCAACGTGATGGGCGTGCTCTGGGCCGCCGCGATGTTCGCCTGGTTCTTCATCTCGGCGCTCTACCTGCAACTCCTGCTGGGCTACAGCCCGATGCAGGTGGGCCTCGCCTTCCTGCCGGCCAACCTGATCATGGCCGCCTTCTCGCTCGGCCTGTCGGCCAAACTGGTGATGCGCTTCGGCAACCGAGGGCCGCTGGCTTTCGGGCTGCTGCTGGCAGCGGCGGGACTGCTGCTCTTTGCCGGCGCGCCGGTAGAAGGCAGTTTTCTGCTGCACGTGATGCCCGGCATGACATTGCTCGGCCTGGGCGCCGGGATCGCGCTCAATCCCATGCTGCTGGTCGCGATGAGCGACGTTGCGCCCAGCGAATCGGGCCTGGCGTCCGGCATCGTCAACACCGCGTTCATGATGGGCGGCGCCCTGGGCCTGGCCGTGCTGGCGAGCCTCGCGTCGGCGCGCACCGAGGCCATGGCGGCCACGGGCGCGGGAGCGCTGCCTGCCCTGGTGGGCGGCTACCAAACGGCCTTCGTGGTCGGCGCCGCGTTCGCCGTTTTAGCGGCGTTGCTGGGTGCGCTGCTGCTGCGCGCCGGCTCGCAGGCCACGGGAAACGCAGGCGATCGGCCGGCGGAAGCGGGGCGCATGAGCTGA
- a CDS encoding NAD(P)/FAD-dependent oxidoreductase — MSSSQDIVIIGGGHAAAQLCAGLAEAGQGARVHLVCEEDCIPYHRPPLSKTFLKSSEEVPQLHRAEAWYAEAGITLHLGDPALAIDRAAHTVTLRSGAVLGWERLVLATGTRARRLPALAGLSNVALLRAADEAAQLRSMLGTAQRVMVLGGGFIGLEVAATALALGKHVTVLESAPRLLSRAVSPALSEHVLATQRAAGMDIRIGAKTGAWHTDGQRLAAIEADGESLPVDLLMVGIGAVPETALAQAAGLECADGIVVDAYMQTSDEAVLAVGDCTRFPDRRAGQALRLESVQNANDQARTAVATLTGAARPHDAVPWFWSDQGSLRLQMAGLVPAEGTTGASMVRRPGANAAAFSLLHYVDGVLRCVESVNAPVDHMMSRKLLEAGRSPDPAVASDPAVPLKTHLA; from the coding sequence ATGAGTTCAAGCCAAGACATCGTGATCATCGGCGGCGGCCATGCCGCCGCGCAGCTGTGCGCCGGCCTCGCCGAGGCCGGGCAGGGCGCCCGCGTGCACCTGGTGTGCGAGGAGGACTGCATTCCCTACCACCGCCCCCCGCTGTCCAAGACCTTCCTCAAGAGCTCCGAGGAGGTGCCGCAGCTGCACCGTGCCGAAGCCTGGTATGCCGAAGCGGGCATCACCCTTCACCTGGGCGATCCGGCGCTGGCGATCGACCGTGCGGCGCACACCGTCACCTTGCGCTCCGGCGCGGTGCTGGGCTGGGAGCGGCTGGTGCTCGCCACCGGCACGCGCGCGCGCCGGCTGCCGGCGCTGGCGGGGCTGTCGAACGTGGCGCTGCTGCGCGCGGCTGACGAGGCAGCGCAGCTACGCTCGATGCTCGGGACAGCGCAGCGGGTGATGGTGCTCGGCGGCGGCTTCATCGGACTGGAGGTCGCCGCCACGGCGCTGGCCCTGGGCAAGCACGTGACCGTGCTGGAAAGCGCGCCGCGCCTGCTGAGCCGGGCGGTTTCGCCTGCGCTGTCCGAGCATGTGCTGGCGACGCAACGTGCCGCCGGTATGGACATACGCATCGGCGCGAAGACCGGTGCCTGGCACACCGACGGGCAGCGCCTCGCGGCCATCGAGGCCGACGGCGAGTCGCTCCCGGTGGACCTGCTGATGGTGGGCATCGGTGCCGTGCCCGAGACCGCGCTGGCACAGGCCGCGGGCCTGGAATGCGCCGACGGCATCGTGGTCGATGCGTACATGCAGACCAGCGACGAGGCCGTGCTGGCGGTGGGTGACTGCACGCGCTTCCCGGACCGGCGCGCCGGCCAGGCATTGCGGCTCGAGTCGGTGCAGAACGCCAACGACCAGGCGCGCACAGCGGTGGCGACGCTGACTGGCGCGGCGCGCCCCCATGACGCCGTGCCGTGGTTCTGGTCCGACCAGGGGAGCCTGCGCCTGCAGATGGCCGGGCTGGTGCCGGCCGAGGGCACGACCGGTGCAAGCATGGTGCGCCGTCCGGGCGCGAACGCGGCGGCCTTCTCGCTGCTGCACTACGTGGATGGCGTGTTGCGATGCGTGGAATCGGTCAACGCGCCGGTCGACCACATGATGAGCCGCAAGCTGCTGGAAGCCGGACGCAGCCCGGACCCGGCGGTGGCCTCGGACCCCGCCGTGCCCTTGAAGACGCACCTGGCCTAG
- a CDS encoding RibD family protein, with translation MNARTLRPFLMRAPPTLPGIDRLWPLCLDIVRHRRGVGPPPPPDPQQSFTWHPSRGFALREDAWDAEAIELFALLKPVLDRPSNGPAWVIGQLGQSLDGCIATHEGDSNFVNGPEVLVHLHRLRALCDAVIVGAGTATIDNPQLTTRRVAGEHPVRVLIDPSLQLPPTLRVLSERQAPTLLVCDAQRAAEAARRVGAEQVLGVPGLMKNPGGPPDLRALLGALQQRGLHVLFVEGGGVTVSRFIAQGCMDRLHLSVAPVLIGGGRPGLSLPGIAAMRDCPRPAARVFRMGADVLWDLDLRGAP, from the coding sequence GTGAATGCCCGTACCCTGCGCCCGTTCCTGATGCGAGCCCCGCCAACGCTGCCCGGCATCGATAGGCTGTGGCCTCTGTGCCTCGACATCGTGCGTCATCGCCGCGGCGTGGGTCCCCCGCCGCCACCTGATCCGCAGCAATCCTTCACCTGGCATCCGTCGCGCGGCTTCGCGCTTCGAGAAGATGCGTGGGACGCGGAAGCCATCGAGCTCTTCGCGCTGCTCAAGCCGGTGCTCGATCGGCCGTCCAACGGCCCTGCATGGGTGATCGGCCAACTGGGCCAGAGCCTTGACGGCTGCATCGCCACGCACGAAGGCGATTCCAACTTCGTCAACGGCCCCGAGGTGCTGGTCCATCTCCACCGGCTGCGGGCGCTTTGCGACGCCGTGATCGTCGGAGCGGGCACGGCAACCATCGACAACCCTCAACTGACCACGCGCCGCGTGGCGGGCGAACACCCGGTGCGTGTGCTGATCGACCCTTCGCTGCAACTGCCGCCGACGCTGCGCGTGCTCTCGGAACGGCAGGCGCCGACGCTGCTGGTCTGCGATGCACAACGAGCCGCGGAGGCGGCGCGGCGCGTGGGGGCCGAGCAGGTGCTGGGGGTGCCCGGCCTGATGAAGAACCCTGGCGGCCCGCCCGACCTGCGCGCGCTGCTGGGCGCGTTGCAGCAGCGCGGCCTGCACGTGCTCTTCGTCGAAGGCGGCGGCGTCACCGTCTCGCGCTTCATCGCGCAGGGATGCATGGACCGGCTGCACCTCAGCGTCGCGCCGGTGCTGATCGGCGGTGGGCGGCCGGGGCTTTCGCTGCCGGGCATTGCGGCGATGCGCGATTGCCCGCGGCCTGCAGCCCGCGTGTTCCGCATGGGGGCGGACGTGTTGTGGGATCTGGATTTGCGGGGCGCCCCCTGA